The genomic segment tttggcttTCGATTCCTATTAACTGAACACGATTATACTGACTTGTTGCCACTTTGAGGAAAGTATATATCTGGGCAGTTTCAGTAAtagtatgtgtgtattttatcagAAAATGAGACAAACGCAAACGTCTTTCCACTCCCAATCAGGCCCAGAAATATGCCCAATCAGGCAAATATGAACTTCTCAGTACACATCAGGTATGCCAGTATATAGGAAAAGTGACATTGTCCTGACCCAGACTGATTTAATACTTTAAAGATCAGATGGAAACAAGGCATGTCATACTATAGCGCACAAAGAtgtgaatgagaagccaggtTTCCATGcccattttaatacattaaatcagtctGGGCCAGGACAATGTGACTTATTCTATATTGTGCATACCTGACGTGTACTGAGAAGTTCATATATGCCTGATCCAGAGAGGTTTAAAGTATTAAAATGCTCCCCCTACATGCGCAATAAAACGCTGCGAGTAATAaatatgactggtgtgtgagtgtttgtgggctggcccgccatcctgggttgttccctgcctcgtgcccattgcttccgggataggctccggatcccccgcgacccagtaggataagcggtttggaaaatggatggatggatggtgtgtgagtgtgtgtgggctggcccctcatcctgggttgttccctgcctcgtgcccattgtttctgggataggctccggacttcccgtgacccagaaggataagcgatttggaaaatggatggatggatggatggaataataaatatgactgatgtgtgactgtgccctgcgatgggctggcccccatcctgggttgttccccgcctcgtgcccCCCGCGAggtagaaggataagcggtttggaaaatggatggatggaataataagtAAGTTACGTGTGATCCCGCTGCAAATAATAATACGTAATACGATATTACATGAATGCGCACACAGATGGAGTGCGGAAAAGGTGGAAGCGTAAGAGCAAGATGAATGCGGTAGGCAGGGGTCCTCGCATTAACAGTGAGACACGCGTTTCTCTCATAATGTAATCTatcttaaaggttttgatgaaacttgagagccttgaataaaataaggcaacaatttgcacccactttttgggagtaaacataactgtttattggagtaaactgtttttttttgtgagatacacccaatttaaagaaaataaatattttaaatatttaactgtaaaatgtggaattctatactgtactgttttttcgccatactacctttaccagcatgctgtgcagtttgtacattcccaccgttaaggcggtttttttttgttttcaattACAGTGGAGAAATCCACTTAGCCCGCGAAATCGCGGCGGCAATGCGCCAGTTGCTGGAGTGAGGGTGTTCTTTTTGGCGGAGATAACGGGGCTGTCGGCACGTCAAATTTTAAATGGCAAGCAATTTCTTTCCAAAAGCTATGAACCAACTGAGGAACAAGTAGTATCggaagtatctgaggaggtatgtgcatccagaggcgcttgcagtttatttaaaaatcctatatgtaaactttccttgtcgatTGCCTTCAGTGCATATAGAGCTTAAACTCTTCgctttgttgtagatgtaagcataaagtcactTCTTACGTTTGGGTCcatcattgcagaagtgctgctggtgatcacagaattgcacttataattttttttgtttgttttctttgtctttccgtgatctaaatgtgcctgttgggaaaatccttacaacaaaagcacggcaagaaagtcagaaactgattttttgttaatatacatgtaattttatgactactgtttaataatctcacactaatatattgtaagaatcctctggaatttcgttaatggtaccttcaccctgctgcatgttagatcagctctgtgttttattgtttgatttcagcacttctggggacctGTAATTAATTGGGGTCTGCCCATAGTCGCTGTGATGGATATGAGGAAGAGCCCTGAAATAATCAGTCGTCGAATGACCTtaggtaagaggcagagggctcaccttccatctatatgtgtccactgggtcactcgggactccagagggactttttaaaggttttaagctggttgctcttcttctttctggcctctgacccctgcatgatctctgTCTCCCCAGCTCTTACCTGTAACTCACTCATTTTTATGAAGTTCTCCTATCAAGTCCAGCGCCAATACTGGCTCCTCTTCGGATGCCATGTCACCAATGCGACGGCGCAGATAATTCAGGGTGGCCGGCTTATCCGACACAAGTAGGTCtccaccaggctccctctagaatatttaaatctccacccctcatctgttgattaatgccatattactgctcgacatagcatttgcTGCCGGCAACCAGGCAATCACTCAGCCAGCTTTTCTCCTAGTCAGATCCTTCCTTAATAGTGTCACACAAGTaccttttataggtttgtgtttttcatgaatgtttttttcttccatttcataatgcagaagaaaaatctcccctcctcccaaataaatatatatatatatatataaatttatatatctgtgtattcatttctttcatttttcttattatgaAACCACACGTGAGTAGGGGCAATTCACTGCCCATACAAAGTGTGAGGGGATAACATTTACCTAATGtagtcctgtattagacaaaatcattttatcacaTGGGTCAGTTACAGTTACCTACATAAGGACATAAGAAAGCGAGAGGAGAccaatcagcccatcaagctcatatggggagaatttaactaatagctcaagagttgttaaaatcttatctagctctgatttaaaggaacccagggatttagcttaCTACTTACTAAACTAGTAGCAAGACTCTAAAAACATGATGTGTaaaaaagtgcttcctcaaatttgttttaaaatgttctctcgctaatttccacttatggccacgatttctaatatttaaactaatattgaaatattgaacagcatccagacctgttagaatcttatatacctggatcatgtccttcTTAGTCTCCTTTACTCGAGGCTAAACGGATTCTGCTCAGTTAACCTCtcgtaagacattcctctaagacgaggaatcattctggtacccctacgttgcaccttttccaaggcagcaatgtccttcttaaggtatggtgaccaaacctgcacacaatattctaggtggggacttaccgaggaattatataatggagccgtttgtggtggacaacatcaaaggccttctgcagaACTAAGCAGataacatcataggcctttttgtgatcaatttctttcgtagcttcctcaaagaactcaagtagattagttaaacaggacctacctctcctaaatctatGATGGCTatacctcagaatgttattttaatccaggtaatctaccattttcacttggattatagcttccattaccattccagttatgcaagttaaactgattggcttatagtttgctggattacttctatccccttttttgaatatgggtgttatattagcatgcttccaattagaaagtgccacaccagtagataaggatttctcaaatagtaatgttaaaggttggttaataatatccctcatctcttttaaaactatacttTATACCAGGGGTGCCCAAAGTGGGGCCCGCGGGCCAAGGTTGGCCCGGCGTACTATTTAGATTGGCCCGCCAATGGATatctaaaattttaaattattactgtACTAAAATTTGTTTCAAAAACTCTTAAAGCACGAATCCCAGTGTAGCTATCAGTGCGTTTACTTTTTAGTGTACGTTGGCCtaactaatatatattatacagtcctcactcatggtgctttgattacatttgaaatatctaagactaaaattgaaatacaagcaactataagggtaatgtagagtatatctgtgcacatatgtacatttccacacttcataaatagtcatattttaacaatttgtaAAAAGTCCCATGAGTCTTTGTTGCCGCCATACGCGATCAAACCAGTTTGTGGCGGGTCACCACCGGGCTGCTAGCTTAAGCCACTATCAACATGGAGCGGCATCGTCAGTGGCACACAgacaaaagacattttaaaaaatgctgggaggaagaatatttttttcACTGACATAAATGCTAAAGCGGTCTGCCTTATTTGTAACCAGTCTGTTGCTGTACTAAAGGAGTATAACATTCGTCATCATTATGAGACGAAGCACGCAGCATTTTCGCAATTCAAAGGTGATGCGCGAAAGAACAAGACCAGGGAGCTGCTGGCTAAACTTCACAGGCAACAAGGGACTCTTACACGGCCCTCGACAGCCCAGGACAGCGCGACACGAGCCAGCATTGAGATTACTGCGCTAATTGCCCGGACTGGGAGATCATTTTCAACGGGTGACTTTGTTAAGGAGTGTCTGTCCATAGCTGCGACAATCATGTGCCCGTCACAGGCAAAAACTTTCTCCCAGATCAGCCTCTCACGAAATACTGTGACACGTCGTATTGAAGAAATGTCTCGAGACATTAAggagcaatttaaagcaaaggctGCTGGATTTGTCGCCTTTTCTTTGGCGTGTGATGAGAGCACGGACATTTCGGACTCTGCACAACTTTTGGTTTTCATACGGGGagtaaatgaaaacatggaaataactcaggagctggctggatttgagacactgcgcagcacaacAAAAAGTGAGGATTTGTTTGCAGCCGTTGAGCGAGTGTTGGATACGAACGGGCTGAGCTGGGAAAAATTGGTTGGGATAACAACTGATGGAGCACCTGCCATGGCTGGGAGGAAAACAGGCCTTGCCACACTAATTTCCCAGAAGGTTTCCCAATGTGGAGGTAAGGTGGCAAAATACCACTGCATCCTGCACCAAGAGCAACTATGTGCCAGATCAGTTGGTATGGGAGACGTGGTGCGTGACGTGATTATAATCATAAACTGCATACGATCAAAAGCGCTCTCACACCGCCAGTTCAGAGCTCTTCTAGAGGAGGTTGATTCACAATACAAGGATGTGCTTTACCACCAAGAGGTGAGGTGGCTGAGCCGCGGGAAAGTCCTCAAAAGATTTTTTGAGCTGCGCCATGTCATCGCGGAGTTTCTGACAAGCAAGAACAGTGACACTCAAGTCCCCACAGATGAAAAATGGTTTTGTGACGTGGCTTTTATGGTggacatcactgacctgctcaaCACCCTGAATATTCAGCTTCAAGGGAAGGATCAGATCATCACTGAGCTGTTTGACCACATAACGGCCTTCAGGTCGAAGCTGCAGCTACTCTGTCGACATCTGTCAGCAGGTTGGTTAATACattgtacacacacagagacacacatacacattcagttTTAATGGTGATAATGTCTATCATACTGTATTTTATGCCGTAAATAAGTCCCGGCCTTGTTAACTGTGTTGCGGAGGGACagcgctgtccatggttcttaaacttgattgacaggcagacatgcgctttgtttgtcttttggagcttgcatattttttgtgattgtaaaaatgcttatgatttAATCAAGTGATAATGGAGAGGAAAGGTGGCAGCATGTACCTGCACCTCACATGATAAAAGTGCAGTTACTGGGATTGATATTATGTGGAATATGTTAGTAAGTGCATTTACTAACATATCCATATTCCACTGTTGTGCAGTTAAAAAGTATTGTTAAAAAGTATTGTAATAAAATTGTAAGGCTAACTCTTTCAAAGTacataaaacaacatttatgttgcaatatttattattatttgacgaCTTAGCAGCTCTTTCACTTCTTCCCAGGAAACCTTGCACACTTCCCTAGTCTGAGAGAGGTCAACCTGGTGAAGCAGAGACTGCCTGAATATGCAGCACTTCTCAGACACTTGGACCAGGACTTTGCGTTGCGCTTTGAGGACTTTAGGGAAAGTAGAGGTGACATGGAGCTGTTTTCTCAACCCTTCACCATAAGTGTGGACTCAGTGCCTGATCACATTCAGATGCAGCTAATTGAGTTTCAGTGTGATTCTGAGCTAAAGAATAAATTCATGTCACTACACCTGAAAGATTTCTACACACATGTCTCATCTGAAAGGTACCCAGACATTAGGAAACATGCACAGGTCATGTTAGCTTTGTTTGGCAGCACTTACATCTGTGAACAGACTTTTAGTGTAATGAACCTTAACAAGTCCAGGCTCAGAAGCACTCTGACTGACCCACACCTACAGGACATCCTCACCCTCTCAGTGAGTCAGCTGCAACCTAATATTGATAGGCTGATAAACGCCAAAGAACAGCTTCATGTTTCTCACTAGTGGTGCAATTATATTAATTCctactgttgttgttgtgttgctgttggacatgcactctttgacattttgcactatatgtgattacaaaAGTTTAGACGTGTTCTAAATGCCTATATATGACTtatttgtcatatt from the Brienomyrus brachyistius isolate T26 chromosome 19, BBRACH_0.4, whole genome shotgun sequence genome contains:
- the LOC125715087 gene encoding general transcription factor II-I repeat domain-containing protein 2-like, which translates into the protein MGDVVRDVIIIINCIRSKALSHRQFRALLEEVDSQYKDVLYHQEVRWLSRGKVLKRFFELRHVIAEFLTSKNSDTQVPTDEKWFCDVAFMVDITDLLNTLNIQLQGKDQIITELFDHITAFRSKLQLLCRHLSAGNLAHFPSLREVNLVKQRLPEYAALLRHLDQDFALRFEDFRESRGDMELFSQPFTISVDSVPDHIQMQLIEFQCDSELKNKFMSLHLKDFYTHVSSERTSSPSQ